From a single Ornithorhynchus anatinus isolate Pmale09 chromosome 4, mOrnAna1.pri.v4, whole genome shotgun sequence genomic region:
- the CA3 gene encoding carbonic anhydrase 3, with protein MAKEWGYASHNGPDHWHELYPIAKGDNQSPIELHTKDIKYDPSLQPWAASYDPGSAKTILNNGKTCRVVFDDTYDRSMLRGGPLSAPYRLRQFHIHWGSADDHGSEHTVDGVKYAAELHMVHWNPKYGSFGEALKKPDGIAVVGLFLKIGHEKAEFQLLLDALDAIKTKGKEAPFTHFDPSCLFPACRDYWTYHGSFTTPPCEECIVWLLLKEPITVSSDQMAKLRSLFFSAENEPPVPMVDNWRPPQPQKGRVVRASFK; from the exons aTGGCCAAAGAGTGGGGTTACGCTAGCCACAACG GACCTGACCACTGGCACGAACTTTACCCAATTGCTAAGGGAGACAATCAGTCCCCCATTGAACTCCACACCAAAGACATAAAATATGACCCCTCTCTGCAGCCCTGGGCTGCTTCTtatgatcctggctctgcaaagACCATTCTGAACAATGGAAAAACCTGTCGGGTTGTATTTGATGACACTTACGATAGATCAA tgctgaggggagggcccCTCTCCGCGCCCTACAGACTCCGGCAGTTTCACATTCACTGGGGTTCTGCGGATGACCATGGCTCTGAGCACACTGTGGATGGAGTGAAATATGCCGCAGAG CTTCATATGGTTCACTGGAACCCCAAATATGGCAGCTTTGGAGAAGCTTTGAAGAAACCCGATGGCATTGCAGTCGTTGGGCTCTTCCTGAAG ATAGGACATGAGAAAGCGGAGTTCCAACTACTTCTTGATGCTCTCGATGCTATCAAGACAAAG GGCAAAGAGGCTCCTTTCACTCACTTTGACCCATCCTGTCTATTCCCTGCTTGCCGGGATTATTGGACTTATCACGGCTCTTTCACCACTCCCCCATGTGAAGAGTGCATTGTCTGGCTTCTTCTGAAGGAGCCCATTACTGTGAGCTCTGACCAG ATGGCCAAGCTCCGCAGCCTTTTCTTCAGCGCTGAGAACGAGCCTCCTGTGCCCATGGTAGATAACTGGcgccctcctcagccccagaaAGGCAGAGTGGTGAGAGCCTCCTTCAAGTAA